In Lampris incognitus isolate fLamInc1 chromosome 20, fLamInc1.hap2, whole genome shotgun sequence, one genomic interval encodes:
- the b3gat3 gene encoding galactosylgalactosylxylosylprotein 3-beta-glucuronosyltransferase 3 isoform X2 yields MAARMKLKLKTVFVLYFMVSLMGLIYALMQLGQRCDCTEHDMPKDRTISRLRGELHRLQEQMKKTEATKPPQMLPAKQSLPTIFVITPTYARLVQKAELTRLSQTFLHVPQLHWILVEDSPHKTPLVTNFLAKSGLTYTHLHTPTPKDRKLQEGDPSWLKPRGAEQRNEGLRWLREDRRAQLGADSQQGVVYFADDDNTYSLQLFEEMRSTQRVSVWPVGLVGGMRYERPVVEGGKVVRFHTGWRPSRPFPLDMAGFAVSLKLVLANQDACFDGDAPMGFLESSFLQGLATMEELEPKADNCTKVLVWHTRTEKPKMKREEALQAQGLGSDTTVEV; encoded by the exons ATGGCAGCAAGGATGAAGCTGAAGCTGAAGACTGTGTTTGTTCTCTACTTCATGGTGTCCCTCATGGGCCTCATCTATGCCCTGATGCAGCTGG GTCAGCGGTGCGACTGCACGGAGCATGACATGCCCAAGGACCGTACCATCTCTAGGCTGCGGGGGGAGCTGCACCGTCTTCAGGAGCAGATGAAGAAGACAGAAGCAACCAAACCTCCACAGATGCTACCAGCTAAGCAGTCTCTGCCTACCATCTTTGTCATCACTCCTACGTATGCGAG ATTGGTGCAGAAGGCGGAGTTGACCCGTTTGTCTCAAACGTTCCTCCACGTCCCTCAACTGCACTGGATCCTGGTTGAGGATTCACCCCACAAGACCCCGCTAGTGACCAACTTCCTTGCCAAGAGCGGCTTGacctacacacacctacacactccGACACCCAAGGACCGGAAATTGCAGGAG GGTGACCCTAGCTGGCTAAAGCCCCGTGGAGCAGAGCAGAGGAATGAAGGTCTACGATGGCTCAGAGAGGACAGAAGGGCTCAGCTGGGAGCAGACAGCCAGCAGGGAGTGGTGTACTTCGCTGATGATGATAACACATACAGCCTACAGCTGTTTGAAGAG ATGAGGAGCACTCAGCGTGTGTCAGTATGGCCGGTGGGCCTGGTTGGTGGAATGAGGTACGAGAGGCCAGTGGTTGAAGGGGGAAAG GTGGTGCGCTTTCACACCGGCTGGCGTCCCAGTCGGCCTTTCCCATTGGACATGGCTGGGTTCGCTGTCTCCCTCAAGTTGGTCCTAGCCAATCAGGATGCTTGTTTTGATGGAGACGCACCGATGGGCTTCCTAGAAAGCAGCTTTCTGCAGGGATTGGCTACCATGGAAGAACTGGAGCCCAAAGCGGACAACTGTACTAAG gtTCTGGTTTGGCACACACGGACAGAGAAGCCAAAGATGAAGCGAGAGGAGGCTCTGCAGGCTCAGGGCCTGGGCTCTGACACGACTGTGGAGGTCTAA
- the b3gat3 gene encoding galactosylgalactosylxylosylprotein 3-beta-glucuronosyltransferase 3 isoform X1 produces MAARMKLKLKTVFVLYFMVSLMGLIYALMQLGQRCDCTEHDMPKDRTISRLRGELHRLQEQMKKTEATKPPQMLPAKQSLPTIFVITPTYARLVQKAELTRLSQTFLHVPQLHWILVEDSPHKTPLVTNFLAKSGLTYTHLHTPTPKDRKLQEGDPSWLKPRGAEQRNEGLRWLREDRRAQLGADSQQGVVYFADDDNTYSLQLFEEMRSTQRVSVWPVGLVGGMRYERPVVEGGKVVRFHTGWRPSRPFPLDMAGFAVSLKLVLANQDACFDGDAPMGFLESSFLQGLATMEELEPKADNCTKVLVWHTRTEKPKMKREEALQAQGLGSDTTVESFK; encoded by the exons ATGGCAGCAAGGATGAAGCTGAAGCTGAAGACTGTGTTTGTTCTCTACTTCATGGTGTCCCTCATGGGCCTCATCTATGCCCTGATGCAGCTGG GTCAGCGGTGCGACTGCACGGAGCATGACATGCCCAAGGACCGTACCATCTCTAGGCTGCGGGGGGAGCTGCACCGTCTTCAGGAGCAGATGAAGAAGACAGAAGCAACCAAACCTCCACAGATGCTACCAGCTAAGCAGTCTCTGCCTACCATCTTTGTCATCACTCCTACGTATGCGAG ATTGGTGCAGAAGGCGGAGTTGACCCGTTTGTCTCAAACGTTCCTCCACGTCCCTCAACTGCACTGGATCCTGGTTGAGGATTCACCCCACAAGACCCCGCTAGTGACCAACTTCCTTGCCAAGAGCGGCTTGacctacacacacctacacactccGACACCCAAGGACCGGAAATTGCAGGAG GGTGACCCTAGCTGGCTAAAGCCCCGTGGAGCAGAGCAGAGGAATGAAGGTCTACGATGGCTCAGAGAGGACAGAAGGGCTCAGCTGGGAGCAGACAGCCAGCAGGGAGTGGTGTACTTCGCTGATGATGATAACACATACAGCCTACAGCTGTTTGAAGAG ATGAGGAGCACTCAGCGTGTGTCAGTATGGCCGGTGGGCCTGGTTGGTGGAATGAGGTACGAGAGGCCAGTGGTTGAAGGGGGAAAG GTGGTGCGCTTTCACACCGGCTGGCGTCCCAGTCGGCCTTTCCCATTGGACATGGCTGGGTTCGCTGTCTCCCTCAAGTTGGTCCTAGCCAATCAGGATGCTTGTTTTGATGGAGACGCACCGATGGGCTTCCTAGAAAGCAGCTTTCTGCAGGGATTGGCTACCATGGAAGAACTGGAGCCCAAAGCGGACAACTGTACTAAG gtTCTGGTTTGGCACACACGGACAGAGAAGCCAAAGATGAAGCGAGAGGAGGCTCTGCAGGCTCAGGGCCTGGGCTCTGACACGACTGTGGAG AGCTTCAAATGA
- the sb:cb1058 gene encoding uncharacterized protein sb:cb1058 gives MTIGSRKSSVRSSIRAPKFLDKASGFYGRLDEPETSGERDEDERGGGGVRVEDGWNSAAVDSGRGGGSVSEPAPGARHERGQSGVFNFNEGLMEDDGETLLRRRPGRRSSRWRRSSRRKQEARLEEEISRVDTLTLGIESGTDAPALEGSGNRVKAEGLRKMEEGGRGAEPPLHHFAVKEDTDDQVLIRDKKRGREEGEEERRMKREQEEGMKAVKRNTVKNYRKALDRAFRRGWEAFVTNLYSVTLTPVTSSSSSSSPPHLPKEKLQRNPAEVMAYSSH, from the exons atgacaatTGGGTCGAGGAAAAGTTCGGTGCGGAGCTCCATCCGGGCCCCGAAGTTCCTGGACAAAGCCAGCGGGTTTTACGGCCGCCTGGACGAGCCTGAGACCAGCGGAGAGAGGGATGAAGatgagaggggaggaggaggagtacgAGTAGAGGACGGGTGGAACAGCGCGGCGGTGGACAGcgggaggggtggggggtcggTGAGTGAGCCGGCGCCGGGTGCGAGGCACGAACGGGGGCAGTCCGGCGTGTTCAACTTTAACGAGGGCCTGATGGAGGACGACGGGGAGACGCTGCTGCGCCGGAGACCCGGGCGGCGcagcagcaggtggaggaggaGCTCCAGGAGgaagcaggaggccagactggaGGAGGAGATTTCCCGGGTGGACACACTGACCCTGGGCATAGAGAGCGGGACCGATGCCCCGGCGTTGGAGGGCAGCGGTAACAGGGTAAAGGCGGAGGGGTTGAGGAAGATGGAGGAAGGAGGAAGAGGGGCCGAACCTCCACTTCATCACTTTGCGGTCAAGGAAGACACCGACGACCAAGTGCTTATAAGAGACAAGaagcgagggagagaggagggagaagaggagaggaggatgaagagagagCAGGAGGAGGGGATGAAGGCTGTGAAGAGGAACACGGTGAAGAACTACCGCAAg GCCCTGGACCGAGCCTTCCGTCGCGGCTGGGAGGCTTTCGTCACCAACCTCTACAGCGTCACCCTAACTCCCGTCACTTCGTCATCCTCATCTTCGTCACCCCCGCATCTGCCGAAGGAGAAGCTCCAGCGCAACCCCGCCGAGGTTATGGCATACAGCTCGCATTAG